In the genome of Deinococcus sedimenti, one region contains:
- a CDS encoding carbohydrate ABC transporter permease → MTTTPAQRAAPGPRPRRARLPWQRVPIWALMLLACFLSVVPFYLMFVWASHPSAEVFTFPPHLWFGDAFISNWQGLMQVTDGQAPRQFWNSLYIALISTLTTLFFCSLAGYAFAMYDFRGKGALFGFILGTMLIPPLVMDIPSFLVMNNFLGWVGEPRALWVPGMANAFGIFLMRQYISSALPRELIEAARMDGATEFGIYRQVVLPLIRPILATLGVVTFVGAWNNFKGALIMKLSEPDTMTLPLSLRRLGGGATNVNVDWGAIMMLVVITVIPLLIVFLLASRQVISGLTSGAVKD, encoded by the coding sequence ATGACCACCACCCCCGCGCAGCGCGCCGCGCCCGGCCCCCGGCCCCGCCGCGCCCGGCTGCCGTGGCAGCGCGTGCCCATCTGGGCGCTGATGCTCCTGGCGTGCTTCCTGTCGGTCGTGCCGTTCTACCTGATGTTCGTGTGGGCCTCGCACCCCAGCGCGGAGGTGTTCACCTTCCCGCCGCACCTGTGGTTCGGGGACGCGTTCATCAGCAACTGGCAGGGCCTGATGCAGGTCACCGACGGTCAGGCGCCGCGGCAGTTCTGGAACTCGCTGTACATCGCGCTGATCTCCACGCTGACCACGCTGTTCTTCTGCTCGCTGGCCGGGTACGCGTTCGCCATGTACGACTTCCGCGGCAAGGGCGCGCTGTTCGGGTTCATCCTGGGCACCATGCTCATCCCGCCGCTGGTGATGGACATTCCCAGCTTCCTGGTCATGAACAACTTCCTGGGCTGGGTCGGCGAGCCGCGCGCCCTGTGGGTGCCGGGCATGGCGAACGCCTTCGGGATCTTCCTGATGCGCCAGTACATCTCGTCGGCGCTGCCGCGCGAACTGATCGAGGCGGCCCGCATGGACGGCGCGACCGAGTTCGGCATCTACCGTCAGGTGGTCCTGCCGCTGATCCGCCCGATCCTGGCCACACTGGGCGTCGTGACCTTCGTGGGCGCGTGGAACAACTTCAAGGGCGCGCTGATCATGAAACTCAGCGAACCCGACACCATGACCCTGCCGCTGAGCCTGCGCCGACTGGGCGGCGGCGCCACGAACGTGAACGTCGACTGGGGCGCGATCATGATGCTGGTCGTGATCACGGTCATTCCGCTGCTGATCGTGTTCCTGCTCGCCAGCCGTCAGGTGATCAGCGGCCTGACCAGCGGCGCCGTCAAGGACTGA
- a CDS encoding GH1 family beta-glucosidase, translating to MTNRIPDPARFPARFVWGVATSSYQIEGAPREDGKGPSIWDTFCRTPGKVRGGDTGDVACDHYHRLDSDLDMIRDLGVNAYRFSISWPRILPTGRGAVNQAGLDFYQRLVDGLLTRGITPWATLYHWDLPQTLEDEGGWTVRGTAEAFGTYSAVVAAALGDRVKHFITLNEPWCSAYLGYGIGIHAPGRHDLRASFAATHHLLVGHGRAMQAIRGQAPGAQAGITLNLHHTYPATDTPEDRAAAYRMDGFQNRWYLDPVYGRGYPQDMVELLGDLSPQAQGLVLPGDTELMGQPTDFLGVNMYSRAVGQDAPGEGFLHARQIRPEGSAYTGFDWEVAPDSLTDLLVRLQEDYAPDAIYITENGSTYPDVADEDGNVNDLERTQYLTEHLAATQEALARGAKVAGYFAWSLMDNFEWAEGYDKRFGIVHVNFDTQVRTPKLSGRTYRDFLARAGQAVGA from the coding sequence ATGACCAACCGCATTCCTGATCCTGCCCGTTTCCCCGCCCGCTTCGTCTGGGGTGTCGCCACGAGTTCCTACCAGATCGAGGGCGCGCCCCGCGAGGACGGCAAGGGCCCCAGCATCTGGGACACCTTCTGCCGCACGCCCGGCAAGGTCCGCGGCGGGGACACCGGCGACGTCGCCTGCGACCACTACCACCGCCTGGACAGCGACCTGGACATGATCCGTGACCTGGGCGTGAACGCGTACCGATTCAGCATCTCCTGGCCGCGCATCCTGCCGACCGGGCGCGGCGCGGTGAACCAGGCGGGCCTGGACTTCTACCAGCGCCTCGTGGACGGGCTGCTCACGCGCGGCATCACGCCGTGGGCGACGCTGTACCACTGGGACCTGCCGCAGACCCTGGAGGACGAGGGCGGCTGGACGGTGCGCGGCACCGCCGAGGCCTTCGGGACGTACTCGGCGGTCGTCGCGGCGGCGCTCGGGGACCGCGTGAAACACTTCATCACGCTGAACGAGCCGTGGTGCTCGGCTTACCTGGGCTACGGGATCGGCATTCACGCGCCGGGCCGTCACGACCTGCGGGCCAGTTTCGCCGCCACGCACCACCTGCTCGTCGGGCACGGGCGGGCCATGCAGGCCATCCGGGGTCAGGCGCCGGGCGCGCAGGCGGGCATCACGCTGAACCTCCACCACACGTACCCCGCGACGGACACGCCCGAGGACCGCGCCGCCGCGTACCGCATGGACGGCTTCCAGAACCGCTGGTACCTGGACCCGGTGTACGGGCGCGGCTACCCGCAGGACATGGTCGAGCTGCTGGGCGACCTGAGCCCGCAGGCGCAGGGCCTCGTGCTGCCCGGCGACACGGAACTGATGGGGCAGCCCACCGACTTCCTGGGCGTGAACATGTACTCGCGCGCGGTGGGGCAGGACGCGCCCGGCGAGGGCTTCCTGCACGCCCGGCAGATCCGTCCCGAGGGCAGCGCGTACACCGGCTTCGACTGGGAGGTCGCGCCGGACAGCCTGACCGACCTGCTCGTGCGCCTGCAGGAGGACTACGCGCCGGACGCGATCTACATCACCGAAAACGGCAGCACCTACCCGGACGTCGCGGACGAGGACGGGAACGTGAACGACCTGGAACGCACCCAGTACCTCACCGAGCACCTCGCGGCGACGCAGGAGGCCCTGGCACGCGGCGCGAAGGTCGCCGGGTACTTCGCGTGGTCGCTGATGGACAACTTCGAGTGGGCCGAAGGGTACGACAAGCGCTTCGGGATCGTGCACGTGAACTTCGACACGCAGGTCCGCACGCCGAAACTGTCGGGGCGCACGTACCGGGACTTCCTGGCGCGCGCGGGGCAGGCGGTCGGCGCGTGA
- a CDS encoding ABC transporter substrate-binding protein, which produces MKKTAAFALATALLLGTAHAQEKVTLTVAAFPSLDSAIKAILPAWTKLHPNVTINLQAQQFADHHNAMTTALATGQGLPDVMAIEIGYVGKFAEGQGLENLNSAPYSATQYKKLFTPFTIAQATSADGRYIAMPTDIGPGTFFYRKDVLDKAGVNPVNMQRSWESYIASGKTIKAKTGAYLVNTAASVYNVAIRTNLKTGEGIYFDSKNNLLVGPDNARFVRAMTLAKQIRDAGLDAKIGEWSNEWYDAFKKGTVATQFSGAWLQGALQNWMAPDTKGLWRVQNLPERGFASWGGSFYAIPSKAKNKQWAWEFIKFMTLNQGSQITAFKDNGAFPALIAAQKDKAFSEPVEFLGGQKARVLWRDAAAKTKPIDVNKYDSIADQILQTELTNVLEQGKDIKQALADARAQIARRAR; this is translated from the coding sequence ATGAAAAAAACCGCTGCGTTCGCCCTCGCCACCGCCCTGCTGCTGGGCACCGCCCACGCCCAGGAAAAAGTCACCCTGACCGTCGCCGCCTTCCCCAGCCTGGACAGCGCCATCAAGGCCATCCTGCCCGCCTGGACCAAACTGCACCCCAACGTCACCATCAACCTGCAGGCCCAGCAGTTCGCCGACCACCACAACGCCATGACCACCGCCCTCGCCACCGGCCAGGGCCTCCCCGACGTCATGGCCATCGAGATCGGCTACGTCGGCAAGTTCGCCGAAGGTCAGGGCCTGGAGAACCTGAACAGCGCCCCCTACAGCGCCACGCAGTACAAGAAACTGTTCACGCCCTTCACCATCGCACAGGCCACCAGCGCCGACGGCCGCTACATCGCCATGCCCACCGACATCGGCCCCGGCACCTTCTTCTACCGCAAGGACGTCCTCGACAAGGCCGGCGTCAACCCCGTGAACATGCAGCGCAGCTGGGAGAGCTACATCGCCAGCGGCAAGACCATCAAGGCCAAGACCGGCGCGTACCTCGTGAACACCGCCGCCTCCGTGTACAACGTCGCCATCCGCACCAACCTCAAGACCGGCGAGGGCATCTACTTCGACAGCAAGAACAACCTGCTCGTCGGGCCCGACAACGCCCGCTTCGTGCGCGCCATGACCCTCGCCAAGCAGATCCGCGACGCCGGCCTGGACGCCAAGATCGGCGAGTGGAGCAACGAGTGGTACGACGCCTTCAAGAAGGGCACCGTCGCCACGCAGTTCAGCGGCGCGTGGCTGCAGGGCGCCCTGCAGAACTGGATGGCGCCCGACACCAAGGGTCTGTGGCGCGTGCAGAACCTCCCCGAACGCGGCTTCGCCTCGTGGGGCGGCAGCTTCTACGCCATTCCCAGCAAGGCCAAGAACAAGCAGTGGGCCTGGGAATTCATCAAGTTCATGACCCTGAACCAGGGCTCGCAGATCACCGCCTTCAAGGACAACGGCGCCTTCCCCGCCCTGATCGCCGCGCAGAAGGACAAGGCCTTCAGCGAACCCGTCGAGTTCCTCGGCGGCCAGAAAGCCCGCGTGCTGTGGCGTGACGCCGCCGCCAAGACCAAGCCGATCGACGTGAACAAGTACGACTCGATCGCCGACCAGATCCTCCAGACCGAGCTGACCAACGTGCTCGAACAGGGCAAGGACATCAAACAGGCGCTCGCCGACGCCCGCGCCCAGATCGCGCGCCGCGCCCGCTAA
- a CDS encoding carbohydrate ABC transporter permease, whose product MSQRTAPRASWSYTRFQQRFAPYLFVSPFFILFAVFGLFPLLFSLFLAFHFWSPLDGMGNWKFVGFENFGLALGPTDMFWKSLKNTLWIGLLSGIPQHLVALPLAFIIHHSLRRFQGTLSTVLFLPYITNAVAIAIVFATLYSERLGILNYLGGLVGLDPVRWLGDPNMVPYSVAAVVFWRYVGWNTVLYLSGLQAISEDVYEAATVDGANGWQKFWYITLPLLRPMMFYAFTLTIVGSMQLFEEPFMLLNDGGGSGGAGLTSAMHIFNTAFRDLDMGYASAMSWLLFLAIFAMSMLNNYLFSRDGGKK is encoded by the coding sequence ATGTCACAGCGCACCGCTCCCCGCGCGAGCTGGAGTTACACCCGCTTCCAGCAACGCTTCGCGCCGTACCTGTTCGTCAGTCCCTTCTTCATCCTGTTCGCCGTGTTCGGCCTGTTCCCGCTGCTGTTCAGCCTGTTCCTGGCCTTCCACTTCTGGAGCCCGCTGGACGGCATGGGCAACTGGAAGTTCGTGGGCTTCGAGAACTTCGGCCTGGCCCTGGGGCCCACCGACATGTTCTGGAAAAGCCTGAAGAACACCCTGTGGATCGGGCTGCTGTCCGGCATCCCGCAGCACCTCGTGGCGCTGCCGCTGGCGTTCATCATCCACCACAGCCTGCGCCGCTTCCAGGGCACCCTGAGTACCGTCCTGTTCCTGCCGTACATCACGAACGCCGTGGCGATCGCCATCGTGTTCGCCACGCTGTACTCCGAACGGCTGGGCATCCTGAACTACCTGGGCGGCCTCGTGGGCCTGGACCCGGTCCGCTGGCTGGGCGACCCGAACATGGTGCCGTACTCGGTCGCGGCCGTCGTGTTCTGGCGGTACGTCGGGTGGAACACCGTGCTGTACCTCTCGGGCCTGCAGGCCATCAGCGAGGACGTGTACGAGGCCGCCACCGTGGACGGCGCGAACGGCTGGCAGAAATTCTGGTACATCACGCTGCCGCTGCTGCGGCCCATGATGTTCTACGCCTTCACCCTGACCATCGTCGGCAGCATGCAGCTGTTCGAGGAACCCTTCATGCTGCTCAACGACGGCGGCGGCAGCGGCGGCGCGGGCCTGACGAGCGCCATGCACATCTTCAACACCGCGTTCCGTGACCTAGACATGGGCTACGCCAGTGCCATGAGCTGGCTGCTGTTCCTGGCGATCTTCGCCATGAGCATGCTGAACAACTACCTGTTCTCCCGCGACGGAGGGAAGAAATGA